In a genomic window of Sphingobacteriaceae bacterium:
- the pstC gene encoding phosphate ABC transporter permease subunit PstC has protein sequence MARLRLRTGSRTQRRELVEKAMQACFMLNGTVAILALAGILIFLLKESLPALVELGPGATILGTRWNPTSMNPGYGMLPLIVSTIMVTVGALIIAVPWGIATAAYISEVATVRLKEMLKPAVEMLAIFPSVIFGFIGLVVVAPAVARVFGMTNGQVALTGSITLAIMALPTIVSVAEDAITGVSRDYREAAYALGATRWQAVRMVVLPAARSGITAAVMLAFGRAVGETMAVLMTTGNATGMPLTEVLGFITGPDFLASVRTLTANIAQEGLNVPWGSLHWQALFLCGLILFILTFAVNLTADLVMHRPAGGRRRVS, from the coding sequence ATGGCGAGGCTCCGCCTCCGCACCGGCAGCCGGACCCAGCGGCGGGAACTGGTGGAGAAGGCCATGCAGGCCTGCTTCATGCTCAACGGCACCGTAGCCATATTGGCCTTGGCGGGCATCCTCATCTTCCTGCTTAAAGAAAGCCTGCCCGCCCTAGTGGAGTTGGGTCCCGGGGCCACCATCCTGGGCACCCGCTGGAACCCCACTTCCATGAACCCCGGCTACGGCATGCTGCCCCTCATCGTGTCGACAATCATGGTGACGGTGGGCGCCCTGATCATCGCCGTTCCCTGGGGGATCGCCACGGCGGCCTACATCAGCGAGGTGGCTACGGTCCGCCTAAAGGAAATGTTGAAGCCGGCGGTGGAGATGCTGGCCATCTTCCCCTCGGTGATCTTCGGCTTCATCGGCCTGGTGGTGGTGGCGCCGGCGGTGGCCAGGGTGTTCGGCATGACCAACGGCCAGGTGGCCCTCACGGGCTCCATCACCTTGGCCATCATGGCTTTGCCCACCATCGTCAGCGTGGCCGAAGACGCCATTACCGGCGTCAGCCGGGACTACCGGGAGGCAGCCTACGCCCTGGGGGCCACCCGCTGGCAGGCGGTGCGCATGGTGGTCCTGCCCGCCGCCCGCTCGGGCATCACCGCCGCCGTCATGCTGGCCTTCGGCCGGGCCGTGGGCGAGACCATGGCGGTGCTCATGACCACGGGCAATGCCACGGGCATGCCCCTGACCGAGGTATTGGGCTTCATCACGGGGCCGGATTTCCTGGCCTCGGTCCGCACCCTCACGGCCAACATCGCCCAGGAGGGGCTGAACGTGCCGTGGGGCTCCCTCCACTGGCAGGCCTTGTTCCTGTGCGGGCTGATCCTGTTCATCCTTACCTTCGCCGTCAATTTGACGGCGGATCTCGTAATGCACCGGCCGGCCGGTGGGAGGAGGCGAGTCTCATGA
- the pstA gene encoding phosphate ABC transporter permease PstA, which translates to MNRRLRQREAVNLTLLRLAALLLLAVLAFMLYWVVSRGVGVISRSFIFDAPRERMTAGGIWPAIVGTTYVSLGTLLISMPVGIATAIYLNEYAQEGTWNRIIRLAIRNLAGVPSIVYGLFGLGVFAALLRLGTSLAAASLTLSLMTLPWIVTAAEEALRSVPQSFREGSFALGATRWQTIRHQVLPYALPGMATGSILGLARAAGETAPILLTGAAYFLPRLPSSPLDQFMALPYHLYILATQHSSLTQVRPLAYGTALVLLALVMLLNALVIIVRSRARAKKTW; encoded by the coding sequence ATGAACCGCAGGCTGCGCCAGCGGGAAGCCGTCAACTTGACCCTGCTGCGCCTTGCGGCCCTGCTGCTGCTGGCGGTGCTGGCCTTCATGCTGTACTGGGTAGTGAGCCGGGGGGTGGGCGTCATCTCCCGGTCCTTCATCTTCGACGCTCCCCGGGAGCGGATGACCGCCGGCGGCATCTGGCCCGCCATCGTGGGCACCACCTACGTGTCCTTGGGCACCTTGCTCATCTCCATGCCCGTGGGCATCGCCACCGCCATCTACCTCAACGAGTACGCCCAAGAAGGCACTTGGAACCGCATCATCCGCCTGGCCATCCGCAATCTGGCCGGGGTGCCGTCCATCGTGTACGGCCTCTTCGGTCTGGGCGTGTTCGCCGCCCTGCTCCGGCTGGGCACATCCCTGGCAGCGGCATCCTTGACCTTGTCCTTGATGACCCTGCCGTGGATCGTCACCGCCGCGGAGGAAGCCTTGCGCAGCGTGCCCCAATCCTTCCGGGAGGGCAGTTTCGCCCTGGGGGCCACCCGGTGGCAGACCATCCGCCACCAAGTGCTCCCTTACGCCCTGCCGGGGATGGCCACAGGCTCCATCCTGGGCCTGGCCCGGGCCGCCGGTGAAACGGCGCCCATCCTGCTGACGGGGGCCGCCTATTTCCTGCCCAGGCTGCCTTCGTCACCCTTGGACCAGTTCATGGCCCTGCCGTACCACCTGTACATCCTGGCAACCCAGCACTCCAGCCTGACCCAGGTGCGGCCCCTGGCCTACGGCACCGCCCTGGTCCTCCTGGCCTTGGTCATGTTGTTGAACGCCCTGGTCATCATCGTGCGGAGCCGGGCCCGGGCCAAGAAGACATGGTAG